The following are encoded in a window of Flavobacterium sp. WC2421 genomic DNA:
- a CDS encoding DEAD/DEAH box helicase encodes MNKKHHSNNILLNLGIESLNEMQEVAQDAILNDNNVLLLSPTGSGKTLAFLLPILEMLQPEILSVQCLILVPSRELGLQIEQVWKKMGTDYKVNVCYGGHSIDTEIKNLSNPPAVLIGTPGRIADHIDRGTFRVDKIQTLILDEFDKSLQLGFHEQMSFIIGKLTKLNKRVLVSATSDIEIPKYTRVVNPTILDFIPEHEVETNLSMKLVVSKEKDKIGSLFNLICSLKSESAIVFCNHRDAAERISDTLNEKGIYATYYHGGMDQDERERALIQFRNGSVSYLITTDLAARGLDIPEMNHVIHYHLPSKEDEFTHRNGRTARMTASGTAYVVAHESEKKMDYIDYGMNVFPIDNATTLPKPPQFQTIYISGGKKNKLNKIDIVGFFSQKGKLEKGDLGLIEVKDFISFAAVKFNKVKDLLHNIKDEKMKGKKFKIEVARKVIKKEEE; translated from the coding sequence ATGAACAAGAAACACCATTCTAACAATATACTATTGAATTTAGGCATCGAGAGCCTAAATGAAATGCAGGAAGTAGCTCAAGACGCTATTTTAAACGATAATAATGTCTTACTATTATCACCAACAGGTTCTGGAAAAACATTAGCTTTTTTATTGCCTATTTTAGAAATGTTACAACCTGAGATTCTATCGGTTCAATGTTTAATTCTGGTTCCGTCACGTGAATTAGGATTGCAAATTGAACAAGTTTGGAAAAAAATGGGAACTGATTATAAAGTGAATGTTTGTTACGGCGGACATTCAATCGATACTGAAATCAAGAATTTAAGTAATCCACCAGCAGTTTTAATAGGAACGCCAGGACGTATTGCGGATCATATTGATAGAGGAACTTTTCGAGTAGATAAAATCCAAACGTTGATTCTAGATGAATTTGATAAATCATTGCAGTTGGGATTCCATGAGCAAATGTCATTTATCATTGGGAAATTGACCAAACTAAATAAAAGAGTTTTGGTTTCGGCGACTTCGGATATTGAAATTCCTAAATACACTAGAGTAGTTAATCCTACAATTCTTGATTTTATTCCGGAACATGAAGTAGAGACCAATCTTTCAATGAAATTGGTAGTTTCTAAAGAGAAAGACAAAATAGGAAGTTTATTCAACCTGATTTGTTCTTTGAAATCAGAGTCGGCTATTGTTTTTTGTAATCATCGTGATGCAGCAGAGCGCATTAGTGATACTTTAAACGAAAAAGGAATTTACGCTACGTATTATCACGGAGGAATGGATCAGGACGAACGGGAGCGTGCCTTAATTCAATTTCGTAATGGAAGTGTTAGTTATTTAATCACAACGGATCTAGCAGCACGTGGATTAGATATTCCTGAAATGAATCATGTTATTCATTATCACCTGCCATCTAAGGAAGATGAATTTACGCATAGAAACGGTCGTACAGCTCGTATGACAGCTTCAGGAACTGCGTATGTTGTGGCGCATGAAAGTGAGAAAAAAATGGATTATATCGATTATGGAATGAACGTTTTTCCAATTGATAATGCTACTACTTTGCCTAAACCGCCACAATTTCAAACTATTTATATCAGTGGAGGAAAGAAGAACAAACTAAACAAAATTGATATTGTTGGTTTCTTTTCTCAAAAAGGAAAACTGGAAAAAGGAGATTTAGGACTAATTGAAGTAAAAGATTTCATTTCTTTTGCAGCAGTGAAATTTAATAAAGTAAAAGATTTATTGCACAACATTAAGGATGAAAAAATGAAAGGTAAAAAGTTCAAAATTGAAGTCGCTAGAAAAGTAATTAAGAAAGAAGAGGAATAG
- the eutC gene encoding ethanolamine ammonia-lyase subunit EutC — translation MELDNWHQLREFTNARIALGRAGNALPTNEVLQLRMAHALAKDAISTELDVLNIKADAKNIGLTTIFAQSQIANTSEYLRNPNKGRLLHDQSSTQLDDYPKKKADLCIIIADGLSAEAVNLHAMKLIELLIPKLKIKNLAPIVIVKYGRVAISDEIGELLDAKIALILIGERPGLSSPTSMGAYITWNPKKGNTDEKRNCVSNIQPDGLSYEFAAQKLAYLLEQMISRQISGVALKDDFTDYYLEE, via the coding sequence ATGGAATTAGACAACTGGCACCAATTAAGAGAATTCACCAATGCAAGAATTGCACTTGGTAGAGCTGGAAATGCGCTACCTACCAATGAAGTGTTACAGTTAAGAATGGCACATGCCCTTGCAAAAGATGCGATAAGTACTGAACTAGATGTGCTAAATATAAAAGCTGACGCAAAAAACATAGGATTAACAACGATTTTTGCACAAAGTCAAATAGCAAATACCAGCGAATACCTTAGAAATCCAAATAAAGGACGATTACTCCATGATCAAAGCAGTACGCAACTAGACGATTATCCCAAAAAGAAAGCTGATTTATGCATCATTATCGCAGATGGCCTTTCGGCAGAAGCCGTTAATCTTCATGCGATGAAGCTAATTGAATTGTTAATTCCGAAATTAAAAATAAAAAACCTTGCCCCCATAGTTATTGTAAAATATGGCCGAGTGGCTATTTCGGATGAAATAGGTGAATTATTAGATGCTAAAATTGCTTTGATATTAATTGGCGAAAGACCTGGTTTAAGTTCGCCTACAAGTATGGGTGCTTATATCACTTGGAATCCCAAAAAAGGAAATACTGATGAAAAAAGAAATTGTGTATCCAACATTCAGCCTGATGGACTATCTTATGAGTTTGCGGCTCAAAAATTAGCCTATTTATTAGAACAAATGATTAGCAGACAAATTTCAGGAGTCGCCTTGAAAGATGATTTTACTGATTATTACCTAGAGGAATAA
- a CDS encoding ethanolamine ammonia-lyase subunit EutB, with the protein MYKHTVNNTVFVFDSLAELMAKATPLRSGDQLAGIAAQSYQERVAAQMALAELPISEFLNKPLIPYEIDEVTRLIIDTHDQEAFKNISHLTVGDFRNYLLDNKIQKQELTALQKAITPEIAAAVSKIMSLQDLILVSSKCEVITKFRSTVGLKGHLSTRLQPNHPTDDVKGILASVIDGLFYGNGDALIGINPAFDNITTQINLLKMLDDMRMQYQIPTQMCILSHITNTIMAIEQGAPVDLVFQSIGGTEKTNASFGINLGLLKEGYEAAQSLSRGTIGKNVMYFETGQGSSLSSNSNYGIDQQTLEARSYAVARAFDPFLVNSVVGFIGPEYLYDGKQIIRAGLEDHFCAKIMGLPMGCDICYTNHAEADQDDMDVLLTLLGTAGCNFIMGIPGSDDIMLNYQSTSFHDALYIRKLLGLKPAPEFEEWLIKMGIMNSKKELLKAQNQNKLLELIKR; encoded by the coding sequence ATGTATAAACATACTGTCAACAATACTGTTTTTGTTTTCGATTCTTTAGCTGAATTAATGGCCAAAGCAACTCCGCTGCGCTCTGGTGATCAACTGGCTGGAATCGCAGCACAATCCTACCAAGAACGAGTGGCAGCCCAAATGGCATTGGCTGAGTTACCCATAAGTGAGTTCTTGAACAAGCCATTAATTCCGTACGAAATTGATGAAGTGACCCGCTTGATTATTGACACGCACGATCAAGAAGCTTTTAAAAACATATCACATCTTACAGTAGGTGATTTTCGCAATTATTTACTCGATAATAAAATACAAAAACAAGAATTAACTGCTTTACAAAAAGCCATAACTCCTGAAATAGCTGCTGCCGTTTCAAAGATTATGAGCCTCCAAGATTTGATATTGGTGAGTTCAAAATGTGAGGTAATTACAAAATTCAGAAGTACAGTAGGACTCAAAGGACATCTATCTACTCGCCTTCAACCCAATCACCCAACAGATGATGTCAAAGGAATCTTAGCCTCAGTTATTGATGGCTTATTTTATGGAAATGGCGATGCACTTATAGGAATTAATCCTGCATTTGATAATATCACCACACAAATTAATTTGTTAAAAATGCTCGACGATATGCGAATGCAATATCAAATTCCGACGCAAATGTGTATTTTAAGTCATATTACCAATACCATAATGGCAATAGAACAAGGTGCTCCCGTAGATTTAGTTTTTCAATCTATAGGTGGAACCGAAAAAACAAATGCCAGTTTCGGAATCAATTTAGGGTTATTAAAAGAAGGATATGAAGCCGCACAATCATTATCCCGTGGAACTATTGGTAAAAATGTAATGTATTTTGAAACAGGACAAGGCAGTTCCCTTTCTTCGAATTCCAATTATGGTATTGACCAACAAACACTCGAAGCGCGCTCTTATGCTGTGGCGCGTGCCTTTGATCCTTTTTTAGTAAATTCAGTGGTAGGTTTTATTGGACCCGAATATTTATATGATGGTAAACAAATTATTAGAGCAGGTCTAGAAGATCATTTTTGTGCTAAAATAATGGGATTACCTATGGGTTGCGATATTTGCTATACCAATCATGCCGAAGCAGATCAAGACGATATGGATGTTCTACTAACACTATTGGGAACCGCAGGTTGCAATTTTATTATGGGAATCCCAGGCTCAGATGATATCATGCTCAATTATCAAAGTACGTCGTTTCATGATGCTTTGTATATACGAAAATTACTGGGCTTAAAACCTGCACCCGAATTTGAAGAATGGCTCATCAAAATGGGAATTATGAACAGCAAAAAAGAACTCTTAAAAGCTCAAAATCAAAATAAATTATTAGAATTAATCAAAAGGTAA
- the eat gene encoding ethanolamine permease yields the protein MSAHLKKTLSPLLLWGLGVGYVISGMYFGWNLGLEKGGTLGMAIATFIIIIMYVCFSFSYCELSCAIPKAGGGFDYANRAFGKDIGFITGLAQIIEFVFAPPAIAIAIGAYLNLSFPQIPILPAAIGAYLLFTALNIFGVKIAATFELFITILAVAELLLFFGVTIPHFSSEKLTLNASTNGWEGIFAAIPFAIWFFLGIEGVANVAEETINPQKDITKGFGSAILTLVILCIMVFVATIGVGGWEKVVYKADGSLSDSPLPMAMGMAVSTDSMMYHLLIGVGLFGLIASFHGLILAGGRATMEFGKIDFAPKFLGKVHTKFLTPANALIVNTGLGIATLFTNKTGEIITIAVFGALTLYILSMMSLLQLRKSEPNLERPFVVPLYPVLTITALLIGLFSLIAMSYYNPILALWYFGAIVLGFALFKIFYKGEK from the coding sequence ATGAGTGCACATCTAAAAAAAACACTTTCTCCTCTTTTGCTTTGGGGACTTGGAGTAGGTTATGTGATTTCAGGAATGTATTTTGGGTGGAATTTAGGATTAGAAAAAGGAGGCACGCTTGGCATGGCCATTGCCACTTTTATCATCATTATCATGTATGTTTGTTTTAGTTTTTCGTATTGTGAATTATCCTGTGCGATTCCTAAAGCAGGTGGCGGTTTTGATTATGCGAACAGAGCCTTTGGTAAAGACATTGGTTTTATTACAGGACTTGCACAAATTATAGAATTTGTATTTGCTCCGCCAGCCATCGCAATCGCAATAGGCGCGTACTTGAATCTCTCCTTTCCTCAAATCCCTATTTTACCAGCGGCAATTGGAGCTTATTTATTATTTACAGCCCTCAATATTTTTGGGGTAAAAATAGCCGCAACATTCGAATTGTTTATTACCATCTTAGCTGTTGCCGAGTTGCTATTGTTTTTTGGGGTAACTATTCCGCATTTTTCTTCAGAAAAACTAACGCTTAATGCAAGTACAAATGGTTGGGAAGGAATTTTTGCGGCCATCCCATTTGCAATTTGGTTTTTCCTTGGTATCGAAGGCGTCGCGAATGTTGCCGAAGAAACCATAAATCCACAAAAAGACATTACAAAAGGTTTTGGAAGCGCCATACTTACACTCGTTATATTGTGTATCATGGTTTTCGTAGCAACCATTGGTGTAGGTGGTTGGGAAAAAGTGGTGTATAAAGCAGACGGTAGTTTATCCGATTCTCCTTTGCCAATGGCAATGGGAATGGCAGTTTCTACTGATAGCATGATGTATCATTTATTGATAGGCGTGGGTCTTTTTGGTTTAATTGCCTCTTTCCACGGACTCATTCTTGCGGGAGGAAGAGCAACAATGGAATTTGGAAAAATAGATTTTGCACCAAAATTCCTAGGCAAAGTACATACTAAATTTTTAACTCCCGCCAATGCACTTATTGTAAATACAGGTTTAGGAATTGCCACCTTATTTACCAATAAAACAGGCGAAATAATAACTATAGCGGTTTTTGGAGCGCTTACATTATATATTCTTTCCATGATGTCGCTACTGCAATTAAGAAAATCAGAACCCAATTTAGAACGCCCATTTGTTGTACCTTTATATCCAGTTCTCACTATTACAGCACTATTAATTGGATTGTTTTCGTTGATAGCCATGAGTTATTACAATCCCATTTTGGCGTTATGGTATTTTGGAGCGATCGTTTTGGGCTTTGCATTGTTCAAAATTTTCTATAAAGGAGAAAAATAA
- a CDS encoding PhnA domain-containing protein, with amino-acid sequence MSIERELSKRSGSQCELCAATENLKVYEVLPTKKGGIDEAIMACSTCIDQIENPGHEDLNHWRCLNDSMWSEHTAVQVVSWRMLSRLRAAGWPQELIDQMYFDEDTLAWAQATGEGEDDENKIIHRDSNGVILEHGDSVVLIKDLKVKGSSMVAKQGTAVRNIRLDHENAEYIEGKVDGQTIVIITQYVKKT; translated from the coding sequence ATGAGTATCGAAAGAGAATTAAGCAAACGCAGTGGATCACAATGCGAATTATGTGCCGCAACAGAAAACCTAAAGGTATACGAGGTTTTACCCACTAAAAAAGGGGGAATAGACGAAGCTATAATGGCGTGTAGTACCTGTATCGACCAAATTGAAAACCCAGGTCATGAAGACCTTAATCACTGGAGATGCCTGAATGATAGCATGTGGAGCGAGCATACCGCTGTACAAGTCGTTTCTTGGAGAATGTTAAGCCGTTTACGCGCAGCAGGTTGGCCCCAAGAATTAATCGACCAAATGTATTTTGACGAGGACACCCTTGCTTGGGCTCAAGCAACGGGGGAAGGTGAAGATGATGAAAATAAAATAATACACCGCGACAGCAACGGCGTAATCCTAGAACATGGAGACTCGGTTGTTTTGATAAAAGACCTTAAAGTGAAAGGTTCTAGTATGGTCGCTAAGCAAGGAACTGCGGTTCGAAACATTCGTTTAGACCACGAAAACGCTGAATATATTGAAGGAAAAGTAGATGGTCAAACTATCGTGATTATTACACAATATGTAAAGAAAACATAA
- the coaD gene encoding pantetheine-phosphate adenylyltransferase: MRKAIFPGSFDPITLGHEDIIKRAIPLFDEIVIAIGVNAEKKYMFTLEERKRFIEETFKDEPKVSVINYEGLTIDLCKKVNADFILRGLRNPADFEFEKAIAHTNRHLSKIETVFLLTAARTSYISSSIVRDVIRNGGEYEMLVPEAVRVSSK, translated from the coding sequence ATGAGAAAAGCTATATTTCCAGGATCTTTTGATCCCATTACACTAGGACATGAAGATATTATTAAAAGGGCAATTCCTTTATTTGATGAAATTGTCATAGCAATTGGTGTTAATGCCGAAAAAAAATACATGTTTACCCTAGAAGAAAGGAAACGCTTTATTGAAGAAACGTTTAAGGATGAACCAAAAGTTAGCGTTATTAATTATGAAGGACTTACAATTGACTTATGTAAAAAAGTAAATGCGGACTTCATTTTACGTGGATTGCGAAATCCAGCCGATTTTGAGTTTGAAAAAGCAATTGCACACACTAACAGACATTTATCCAAAATAGAAACGGTTTTCTTGCTGACTGCTGCAAGAACTTCTTACATTAGTTCTAGTATTGTAAGAGATGTCATCCGCAATGGAGGAGAGTACGAAATGCTAGTGCCGGAGGCAGTTAGAGTAAGTTCTAAATGA
- a CDS encoding D-alanine--D-alanine ligase — MKNIAIIMGGYSSEYKISLISGNVVYQFLDKTKYNGFRIHIFKEKWVYVDDNDTEFPIDKNDFSITLNGNKITFDCVFNAIHGTPGEDGLMQAYFELIDLPHTSCDYYQAALTFNKRDLLSVLKPYGIKSAISYYLNKGEHIDTAAIVSKVGLPCFVKPNKAGSSFGISKVKTEAELPIAIEVAYKEDNEIIIESFLDGTEVSVGVINYQGKTTVLPITEIVSENDFFDYEAKYLGKSQEITPARICDEMTQKVGNIAKRAYEILRMKGFSRSEFIIVNNEPYMLEMNTIPGLTTESLIPQQAKAAGISLTELFTNAIELSL; from the coding sequence ATGAAAAATATTGCCATTATCATGGGCGGCTATTCCAGCGAATACAAAATTTCACTAATAAGCGGAAACGTAGTATACCAATTTTTGGACAAAACAAAATACAATGGATTTCGAATTCACATTTTTAAAGAAAAATGGGTCTATGTTGATGATAATGACACCGAATTCCCAATTGATAAAAATGATTTTTCTATAACTCTTAACGGTAACAAAATCACATTTGACTGTGTCTTCAACGCCATTCATGGTACTCCAGGTGAAGACGGACTCATGCAAGCTTACTTCGAGTTAATTGATCTGCCACATACTTCATGTGATTATTACCAAGCCGCTTTAACCTTCAATAAAAGAGATCTTTTATCGGTATTAAAACCATACGGAATAAAAAGTGCTATATCATATTACTTAAACAAAGGAGAACATATTGACACTGCAGCAATTGTAAGTAAAGTAGGTTTACCTTGTTTTGTAAAACCAAACAAAGCAGGTTCTAGCTTTGGCATTTCTAAAGTAAAAACGGAAGCCGAATTGCCAATTGCCATCGAAGTCGCTTACAAAGAAGACAACGAAATCATCATCGAAAGTTTCCTAGACGGAACCGAAGTTTCTGTAGGGGTAATTAATTACCAAGGAAAAACAACCGTTTTACCCATCACAGAAATCGTATCCGAAAATGACTTCTTCGACTATGAAGCCAAATATTTAGGAAAATCACAAGAAATCACTCCTGCTAGAATCTGTGATGAAATGACTCAAAAAGTAGGAAACATTGCTAAACGTGCTTATGAAATACTACGTATGAAAGGATTTTCTCGCTCTGAGTTCATTATCGTAAACAATGAGCCTTATATGCTAGAAATGAATACCATTCCTGGTTTAACTACTGAAAGTTTGATTCCTCAACAAGCCAAAGCTGCAGGAATTTCACTAACTGAGTTATTTACTAATGCAATCGAGTTATCTTTATAA
- a CDS encoding PASTA domain-containing protein produces the protein MSLRKYLTSRVFFLQVFIAVLIIAVLGYLFMHWLTFTTNHGNEIAVPNLSKLTEEQVEEKLDDLDLDYVLLDSVDYRNDYPKYSVVQQDPLPGAKVKEGRKVYIKINSSGFSSVKVPDLIEKTYREAVPTLKALGLEEGTITYIPNLGKDMVLEMRYKGRNIKAGDKVLKSSKIDLVLGDGKASYEEDIRTDSIPNPTQEMPNEQ, from the coding sequence ATGAGTTTACGTAAATACCTTACCAGCCGTGTGTTTTTTCTACAAGTATTTATCGCGGTTTTGATAATTGCCGTTTTGGGATATCTTTTTATGCATTGGTTGACTTTTACTACTAATCATGGAAATGAGATTGCTGTTCCTAATTTAAGTAAACTAACAGAAGAGCAAGTGGAGGAAAAACTAGATGATTTAGACTTAGATTACGTTTTACTTGATAGTGTGGATTATAGAAATGATTATCCTAAATACAGTGTGGTACAACAAGATCCCTTGCCTGGAGCCAAAGTGAAAGAGGGTAGAAAGGTGTATATTAAAATTAATTCATCGGGATTTTCATCAGTGAAAGTGCCTGATTTAATTGAAAAAACATACCGTGAAGCAGTACCTACGCTAAAAGCGTTAGGTCTTGAAGAAGGGACAATTACTTATATACCAAATCTTGGAAAAGACATGGTATTAGAAATGCGTTATAAAGGTAGAAATATCAAAGCGGGAGATAAAGTATTGAAATCGTCTAAAATTGATCTAGTTTTAGGAGATGGAAAAGCGAGTTATGAAGAAGATATAAGAACGGATAGCATTCCTAATCCAACACAAGAAATGCCTAATGAACAATAA
- a CDS encoding RluA family pseudouridine synthase, with translation MNNNVESIDLEEELYEHFKFEVPKGITPIRIDKYLMGLIQNATRNKLQIAATEGNIFVNDATVKSNYKVKAFDVVRVMLTHPPYENHIIAENIPLNIVYEDDALLLINKEPGMVVHPGHGNYTGTLVHALAYHFDNLPMNSSERPGLVHRIDKDTSGLLVIAKTEAAMTHLAKQFEAKTSEREYIALVWGNVAEESGTIEGNLARHLKDRMQMAVFADPEIGKPAITHYKVLERFGYVTLISCQLETGRTHQIRAHLKHIGHPLFNDERYGGHLILKGTTFTKYKQFIDNCFKALPRQALHAKTLGFVHPTTKELMRFDTELPQDFQDCIEKWRGYSKSHLTEEEE, from the coding sequence ATGAACAATAATGTAGAGTCGATTGACTTAGAAGAAGAATTATACGAACATTTTAAATTTGAAGTTCCAAAAGGAATAACACCTATACGAATTGATAAATATTTAATGGGATTGATTCAAAATGCAACCCGAAATAAATTACAAATAGCAGCTACTGAAGGGAATATTTTTGTGAATGATGCGACTGTGAAGTCAAATTATAAAGTAAAAGCTTTTGATGTAGTTCGTGTGATGTTGACGCATCCACCCTACGAAAACCATATTATCGCGGAGAATATTCCGCTAAACATTGTTTATGAGGATGATGCTTTGTTGTTAATCAATAAAGAACCAGGAATGGTGGTTCACCCTGGACATGGAAACTATACAGGAACATTAGTGCATGCCTTGGCCTATCATTTTGATAATTTGCCAATGAATAGCAGTGAGCGACCAGGATTAGTACATCGTATTGATAAAGATACTTCAGGCTTACTTGTAATTGCCAAAACGGAAGCGGCAATGACCCATTTAGCCAAACAATTTGAGGCTAAAACTTCTGAAAGAGAGTATATAGCGTTAGTTTGGGGGAATGTAGCGGAGGAAAGCGGAACGATTGAAGGAAACTTAGCACGTCACTTGAAAGACCGCATGCAAATGGCTGTTTTTGCTGATCCAGAGATTGGGAAACCAGCGATTACTCATTATAAAGTTTTGGAACGTTTTGGTTATGTGACTTTGATTTCATGCCAATTAGAAACGGGGCGTACACACCAGATTCGTGCCCATTTAAAACATATAGGACATCCTTTATTTAATGACGAACGTTATGGTGGTCATTTGATTTTAAAAGGAACTACGTTTACAAAATATAAGCAGTTTATAGACAATTGCTTTAAAGCATTGCCAAGGCAAGCATTGCATGCTAAAACACTTGGTTTTGTGCATCCTACCACTAAAGAATTGATGCGTTTTGATACTGAATTACCACAAGATTTTCAAGATTGTATTGAAAAATGGAGAGGGTATTCTAAATCACATTTAACAGAGGAAGAGGAGTAG
- a CDS encoding trans-aconitate 2-methyltransferase, whose translation MESNNKNHWETVYETKNPDEVSWTQEIPKTALDYIHSFHLPKNSKIIDIGGGDSNLVDYLIKEGYENITVLDISANAIEKAKERLGKKAEKVNWIVSDITEFKPDEVYDVWHDRATFHFLTTNEQIEKYLTIAKKALTGYLVIGTFSENGPKKCSGLEIKQYNEETLTTKMGNSFEKLKCIYENHTTPFDTQQHFVFCSFKRKLN comes from the coding sequence ATGGAATCAAATAATAAAAATCATTGGGAAACAGTATATGAAACTAAAAATCCAGATGAAGTTAGTTGGACTCAAGAAATTCCAAAAACAGCATTGGATTATATTCATTCATTTCATTTACCAAAAAACTCGAAAATTATAGATATTGGGGGTGGGGATAGTAACCTGGTAGATTATTTAATCAAAGAAGGATATGAAAACATTACAGTTTTAGACATCTCAGCTAATGCAATTGAAAAAGCAAAAGAAAGATTAGGAAAAAAAGCCGAGAAAGTCAATTGGATTGTAAGCGATATAACCGAATTCAAACCCGATGAAGTCTATGATGTTTGGCATGACAGAGCTACATTTCATTTCTTAACTACTAATGAGCAAATAGAAAAATATTTAACCATAGCTAAAAAAGCCCTTACAGGGTATTTGGTCATTGGAACATTCTCTGAAAATGGTCCTAAAAAATGTAGTGGTTTGGAAATAAAACAATATAATGAAGAAACTTTAACCACAAAAATGGGAAATAGTTTTGAAAAATTGAAATGCATTTATGAAAACCATACTACACCATTTGACACACAACAGCATTTTGTATTTTGTAGTTTCAAACGAAAACTAAATTAA
- a CDS encoding GDCCVxC domain-containing (seleno)protein: protein MKIILQSTITCPNCGHKKEETMPSDACQFFYECEKCKAVLKPKEGDCCVYCSYGSVPCPPIQQDKKCC from the coding sequence ATGAAAATCATATTACAATCAACAATCACCTGCCCTAACTGTGGACATAAAAAAGAAGAGACGATGCCTTCAGATGCTTGTCAGTTTTTTTACGAATGCGAAAAATGTAAAGCGGTACTAAAACCAAAAGAAGGGGACTGTTGTGTTTATTGCAGTTATGGGAGTGTTCCTTGCCCACCAATTCAACAAGACAAAAAATGTTGTTAA
- a CDS encoding dipeptidase, giving the protein MKIKLVLLSILITSQTFAQSYKKIHHEAIVVDTHNDILMKAADIGIVFDQDLKGKTHSDLERLKKGGLDVQFFSVFCEGDLKNPFAYANREMDSLDAVIARNPNKIVKVSNYAKLLKTVHQNKIAALFGVEGGHMIENDLNKLDSLYNRGARYLTLTHNVAPTWATSAMEEVTNPNLTHKGLTDFGIQVVQHMNQIGMIVDVSHSGDQTFWDVMKTTTKPIIASHSSVYSLVPHRRNLKDDQIKAIAKNGGVIQINFNPGFIDPTFDAKELAFLQKHAVENDSLMKTGMIDFYAQDYLYNKYHEEAQAMRPPLSNVIQHIEYIINLVGADYVGLGSDFDGINLTPQQLDDVTTYPLITKALVEKGYSKKDIIKILGGNILRVLKANESK; this is encoded by the coding sequence ATGAAAATAAAATTAGTATTACTTAGTATTCTAATAACGAGTCAAACCTTCGCTCAATCCTACAAAAAAATACATCATGAAGCCATTGTGGTCGATACTCATAATGACATCCTCATGAAAGCTGCCGATATAGGAATTGTTTTTGACCAAGATCTAAAAGGAAAAACACACAGCGACCTAGAACGATTGAAAAAAGGAGGGCTAGATGTTCAATTTTTTTCTGTGTTTTGTGAGGGCGATTTAAAAAATCCCTTTGCTTATGCCAATAGAGAAATGGACAGTCTAGATGCTGTAATAGCCCGTAATCCAAACAAAATTGTAAAAGTGAGTAATTATGCAAAACTCCTAAAAACCGTACATCAAAATAAAATTGCGGCACTATTTGGTGTCGAGGGGGGACATATGATAGAAAACGACCTCAATAAATTAGACAGTCTTTACAATCGTGGGGCACGCTACCTTACCTTAACACATAACGTAGCTCCCACATGGGCTACAAGCGCTATGGAGGAAGTTACCAATCCTAACTTGACTCACAAAGGACTCACTGATTTTGGAATACAAGTAGTGCAACACATGAACCAAATAGGAATGATTGTAGATGTAAGCCACTCCGGCGACCAAACTTTTTGGGATGTAATGAAAACCACAACTAAACCTATTATTGCTTCTCATAGTTCCGTATATAGTCTCGTCCCACACCGTCGCAATTTAAAAGACGACCAAATAAAAGCCATCGCAAAAAATGGTGGTGTCATCCAAATAAATTTTAATCCCGGATTTATTGATCCCACTTTTGATGCTAAAGAACTTGCTTTCCTTCAAAAACATGCCGTTGAAAACGACTCCCTCATGAAAACAGGAATGATAGATTTTTATGCACAAGATTACCTTTATAACAAATATCATGAGGAAGCTCAGGCAATGCGACCACCACTATCAAATGTAATTCAACATATCGAGTACATCATTAATTTAGTGGGTGCTGATTATGTAGGATTGGGCTCCGACTTTGATGGAATTAATTTAACACCACAACAGCTGGACGATGTAACAACATATCCATTAATTACAAAAGCACTGGTTGAAAAAGGATATAGTAAAAAAGATATAATTAAAATTCTTGGTGGTAATATATTAAGGGTATTAAAAGCAAACGAATCCAAATAA